The stretch of DNA ATGCACTTCGCCGAATCCCCCGAGGAGGTCGCCTTCCTGCTTGAATCGGAGGGGGACCTCGCCCGGGTTCTCTACCCCTTTGTCGGCTGGGGGGACATGCTCCCGCCCCCTGCCCGGCGCCGGCCGGCCCCCTACCTCGCCGAAAGGGGAGGGCTGGTCCCCTGGAACCTTCTCGCCCACGGCGTCCAGGTCGAAGGATCCGACTTCGAGGCGCTGGCCTCGGCCGGCTCACCGGTCGTTCTCTGTCCCCGCTCCAACGCCCGTCTCAAGGTCGGCAGGCCCCCCGCGGCCCGCTACCTGAAATCCGGGATCCCCCTCGCCCTCGGCACCGACAGCCTGGCCAGCAACGACTCCCTGTCTGTCTGGGACGAGCTCGCCTTCGCCGCCTCCTGGCTGGAGGAGGCCCCTCCCGAGGCACTGCTGCAAGCGGCGACCCTCGGCGGCGCCCGCGCCCTCGGCCTCGACGGGGAGATGGGCGCCCTGCAGCCCGGCTGGGGGGGGCATTTTCAGGTGCTGAGGCCGAAAGTCCTTCCTCCCCTTGACGAGTTATTTTCTTTCCTCTGCGCCCCGGGGCGCGGCGCCGAGGTGGCGGCCCTGGTCCTGGACGGGAGGGAGGTCTTGCCAAAGGGGTGATCTCCCCCTATAATGCCCCCCGATTTCCGCCCGGTGATAGACTGGAGGAAAAAGACCCGCAGGGGGAGAGGTGTCCCATGCTCGAAGAGATCGGAACCGTCGTCGAACTGAAGGGGAAGCAGCGGGCGGTGGTGCTCTGCAAAAGGGGCAGCTTCTGCGAACACTGCGCCTCTTCGGGGTTGTGCCGGATGGGGGACGACGAAAAGTCGATGCTGGTCCAGGCGCAGAACCAGATCGGCGCCCGGGTCGGCGACCGGGTCAAGATCGCCACGACCACCAAGAACTTTCTTCAGTCGTCCTTCTTCCTCTACATCGTGCCCCTGATCGGCCTCATCGTCGGCGCCGGCCTCGGCCAGGTCATCGGCATGCAGCTGGAAAACGGCCCCGACCCCAATCTGCTCGCGGCGCTCATCGGCACCGCCTTCCTGGTGGGGACGTTTCTTGTCATTCGCGTCGGCAGCAGGGCCATCCCCGAGGAGACCTTCATGCCCCGCATTATCCAGATCCTGACCGCCGAGGAAGAAACGCATGGGCATTAAGATCATCGCCACCAACAAAAAGGCCTACCACGAGTATTTCATCGAGGACGTCTACGAGGCGGGACTTGTCCTCACCGGCACCGAGGTCAAGTCGCTGCGTCTCGGTCAGGTCAACATCAAGGAGTCCTTCTGCCGCATCAAGGGGGGGGAGGTCTTTATCAACAACATGAACATCACCCCCTACGAGTTCGGCAATCGGGAAAACCCCGATCCAACACGGGTCCGCAAGCTGCTGTTGCACAAGGAGGAGATCCTCAAGCTGACCAAGCAGGTCGATGAGCGGGGCCTCGCCATGGTGCCGACAAAGATCTACTTCAAGAACAGCCGCGCCAAGATCGAGATCGGCGTCGGCCGAGGCAAGAAACTGCATGACAAGCGCGAGACCCTAAAGCGCAAACAGCACGACCGCGAGACCGCCCGCGCCATTCGCGAGCACCACCGCTAGGGTTGGTTTTTCGGTCAGGTTGTGCCATAATGGACATGTGAGAAGGCGGAAGGAATTGAGTGGAAAAGACATCCTCTGTGACTCGAAAAATCGAGCGAATCAGACGAGCATATTTTCCATCGTTCCTTCCACACCCTCACCATTTTTTTAACCAACAGAATGGGGGTGCCAAGGTTTCGACGGGGATTGGAAGCGAAGGTTGCATGCCGGAGTGGGCAGGCTCCGTAAAAAAGCCCAACACATACAAACGCCGATACTGACGTTCGTTACGCACTGGCCGCTTAAATAAGCGACCACGTTTCTTGACCCATCGCCCGTGTGGGACTTGAAACGTTATTCAGCGGGATAGTTTCAGTGAGTGTCTGCGGCACTGGGGCGAAATCAAGCAGGCTCGCCCGAAGGAAATCCTGTTCGTGGGAGTTTCAAGGGTTAATTCAATACACGAACTAAGCATGTAGAAGCCTTACGTGAAAGATTTTCGGACGCGGGTTCGATTCCCGCCACCTCCACCATTTTGAAAGGGGTAGACTGCATCTGCGGTCTACCCCTTTCACCGTTTTGCAAAGGGCGGGAATCGAAGCGAAGCGAGCGCTGACTTAATGTCAGAAGAGCGGCCAGGGACGGCCGCGTCAGCGAGCGGAGGGGGGCCTGCGCAGGGGAGGGCGGGATGCCCGATCCGTAGTTGGCGATCTCCCGCCACCGGTTCGGATAGATCACATCTGCGGTCTACCCCTTTCATCGTTTTGCATTAACGGGATTCGAAGGGCAGGGCCTTTTTCATCCATCTTCCGGCTGCGGGGCGGACCCTTCTTCCTCGAAGGTTTCCCTGCCCCCGGCCTCCTTGAAAGACACCACCCGCTGGGCGAAGGGGATCTCGATCCCTTCGCGGTCGAAGGCCTCCTTGATCAGTTTTCGCAGGGCGAACCCGGCCTGGCGGTGGCGGCCCGGTTTCACCCGGGTCACGGTGCGCACCAGCAGGGCCGAGTCGCCGAAGTCTTTCAGCCCCCTGATCTGGGTCGGTTCGAGGACGTCGGCGCATTCCTTCTGGAACTGGCTGCCCACCTCGCCGAGGACCCGGTAGACCTGGTTCAGGTCCGACTCGTAGGCCACCCCCACCTCGACCACCGCGTGGGTGTACTCCTTGGAAAAGTTCACCACCTCGCCGATCAGTCCGTTGCGCAGGATGTGGACCTGCCCGTTGGGGTCGCGGATGCGCGTGGTGCGCAGGGCGATGGACTCGACCGTGCCGCGGGCGTTGCCGGTCTCCATGTAGTCGCCGACCAGGTAGAGGTTCTCGAAGAGGATGAAGAATCCCGAGACGACGTCGTTGATCAGGGGCTGCGCCCCGAAGCCGATGACCACCCCGAGGATCCCCGCCCCGGCGAGGATCGGCAGGGGGTTGAGGTCGAAGGCTCGGAGGATGAGGACGAAGGCGACGAAGTAGACCGTGGTCCCGAGCAGGCTCTTGACGATCGGCCCGATGGTCAGACGCCGCTGCCGCTCCACCTCCGAGGCGTCGTCCTCGCCGGACAGGGAGCGGTCGACGAGGAGGTTGGCGATCTCCACCGCCACCTTGGCGAGAAAGACGATGCCGATCGCCTTGACAACCTTCGGCCCGTAGACCGCCAGGTGTGCGATGAACTGCAATTGACTCAGGACCACCGTCGCCACCGCGACGTAGATGACGTATTCGAGGCAGCGGCGCAGCAGGGGGACGAGGGCGCTCAGCCGCTCGTACCAGCCGAGGTAGCCCTCGCGGTACCAGTACTTCTTGCTCAGCGCCTCGAGGCTGTCGATGATCACCGCCATGGTGTGGACCAGAAGGAGGCCGAGGGCGACTGCCAGGTAGATGTTCAGGGCGATGGTCAGGTAGCCGGGGACCGCGGCGGGGAAGGGGAGGAGGCCGCTGGCGACGATGAGCAGGCTCAGCCAGATGGCGTTGCTGACGATGCGCCGCAGCGCCGCGAAAAAGGCGGTGATCGCCTCGTCGTTGGCCCGCAGCTGCTCGAAGGCCATGGCCCGCCCTTCGAGGACGCCGATCAGTTTCCGGAGCCAGCGGACGATCAGGCGGGCGGCGATCACCAGGGCGACGACCTTGGCCGCCCCGATCCCCAGCTGCTTCCAGAAATCGGGTGGGATGCGGGCGAACTGGTCCCGGGTGGCGGTGAAGACGTCGACCCCGCGGTAGATCAGGAGGCCGTTGTAGGCGGCGACTGCGGCGCACAGCAACAGCCCGGCTCCGAACAGGGCCCAGCGCACCGATCGGCGCAGCGCCTTGGCCCGGCCCTGAAACCGGCGCAGGGGCGGGATCGCGTCGAGGCGGCGAAAGGCGAGCCGGACGACGGCGTCGAGCAGCAGCAGGGCGACCACGACGATCGCCAGCTCGCCGCCGATGACCGCGAAGTCGCGGTAGAGCCCCTTGATTCCCGCAAGCGCGTCGAGCACGGTTCCCTCCTGGCTGCGGGCCGCAGTGGTATCGTGGCCCGGGATGCTTTTATTGTAGATGAGGGGAGCGGGGGCGCAAGGCGAGGCGGGGAAGGGGGCTCGGGAAAGTCAAGATCGGCCTCACGCCCGTTCGCTTGCGCTCTCTCAAGGTCGCTGAGGACGCAAAGGGACAGTCGAAAACCGGTGGCCGCGACCCGTGAACCGGAATGGCGCACTTTTCTTTCTCGTTACCCGTCACGCGTCACTTGTCACGGACTCTTTTCTCACGCCCGTTCGCTTTGCTCATATATGGTCTCCCCCCGCTTTGCAAGGGCTTGTGAACTGAATGACAGGGACAGGATTGCTGCCGTATATCCGGCCTCTCTGTGAGAGAACTCAA from Desulfuromonas sp. encodes:
- a CDS encoding SoxR reducing system RseC family protein, coding for MLEEIGTVVELKGKQRAVVLCKRGSFCEHCASSGLCRMGDDEKSMLVQAQNQIGARVGDRVKIATTTKNFLQSSFFLYIVPLIGLIVGAGLGQVIGMQLENGPDPNLLAALIGTAFLVGTFLVIRVGSRAIPEETFMPRIIQILTAEEETHGH
- a CDS encoding mechanosensitive ion channel family protein is translated as MLDALAGIKGLYRDFAVIGGELAIVVVALLLLDAVVRLAFRRLDAIPPLRRFQGRAKALRRSVRWALFGAGLLLCAAVAAYNGLLIYRGVDVFTATRDQFARIPPDFWKQLGIGAAKVVALVIAARLIVRWLRKLIGVLEGRAMAFEQLRANDEAITAFFAALRRIVSNAIWLSLLIVASGLLPFPAAVPGYLTIALNIYLAVALGLLLVHTMAVIIDSLEALSKKYWYREGYLGWYERLSALVPLLRRCLEYVIYVAVATVVLSQLQFIAHLAVYGPKVVKAIGIVFLAKVAVEIANLLVDRSLSGEDDASEVERQRRLTIGPIVKSLLGTTVYFVAFVLILRAFDLNPLPILAGAGILGVVIGFGAQPLINDVVSGFFILFENLYLVGDYMETGNARGTVESIALRTTRIRDPNGQVHILRNGLIGEVVNFSKEYTHAVVEVGVAYESDLNQVYRVLGEVGSQFQKECADVLEPTQIRGLKDFGDSALLVRTVTRVKPGRHRQAGFALRKLIKEAFDREGIEIPFAQRVVSFKEAGGRETFEEEGSAPQPEDG
- the smpB gene encoding SsrA-binding protein SmpB, translated to MGIKIIATNKKAYHEYFIEDVYEAGLVLTGTEVKSLRLGQVNIKESFCRIKGGEVFINNMNITPYEFGNRENPDPTRVRKLLLHKEEILKLTKQVDERGLAMVPTKIYFKNSRAKIEIGVGRGKKLHDKRETLKRKQHDRETARAIREHHR